In Streptomyces canus, one DNA window encodes the following:
- a CDS encoding ATP-binding protein: MSTNEVGASTRSAPSPSRGGTRGSGIRGIRDFAERWPFRRKLNILVGVPLAVVAVLLTYLFADQVGQSRDASDAAQLVRDSAEVAKLVGQLEAEHQQAVLLSVRHQASWDGATPSQSAYREAQIRVDNQVEKVRATFGGRLPDEEAQALREVNGLEDLRNTIEKAYLPADNIDPAYSDAAKGLIDGLGLDRNPALAATFTGNLLDSLLRADAAHGAFETGVFSATTGDSNALIELIGAIGSYDEYTHQVERFGRFASAEQAEELGDIEHNTAQATIARQYAELQIDPGSLQADTPSEIKNAFQTALDSYPDYRAQARTRLKTTTSLIDQIADRADTASRDARSNAAWLLGSALLGFVLWLAFSVAVRRSVVRPVQALTGAAKQVAEVAGRELARVADDDTEDTGTPRLQEMPVTAKDEIGDLADVFNQVQSTAVALLERQVLSRRNVAEMFGNVGRRVSNLTTRQLALIDAVERGETDPALLERLYSIDHIAVRLRRNADSLMLLAGIRETVLDSGPLALTNVVRAALGQIEGFQRVSLQVGTEVMVEPDIIGDLTLMVAELVENAVAFSPAGSPVEVIVKDSHEGALVVISDHGLGMSAERLEEENARLIRRERLDLVPTKVLGLFVVGTLARRWEVGVTLTRTPGGGVTAEVTIPSSLLLTMSPVAVASGGSTAAGTAAESRTAPVADASGTTTGTLPGSAAAGHVGATPRTAAETAQAPRTTSSAGPVPAARAESTVGGTADAGSGQGGARSAEAGVRGGGPGASHGSPASATGEPTPLPRRIPHRDTSSGTTPLIPQARTGEATTAETTGNGDGGDGGRPLRRRVRGATLRTTLGADAVSQAAPPRPADADAVRDALDEFEAAVERAHRDSETGNHVRPVLEDDLETRTTASNPPHDQNHSPEGAEQ; this comes from the coding sequence GTGTCCACGAACGAGGTGGGCGCGTCCACCCGGTCGGCACCGTCGCCGTCGCGGGGCGGCACCCGTGGCAGCGGTATCCGGGGCATACGGGACTTCGCCGAGCGCTGGCCGTTCCGGCGCAAGCTGAACATCCTGGTCGGTGTGCCTCTCGCGGTGGTCGCCGTGCTGCTGACCTATCTCTTCGCCGACCAGGTCGGCCAGTCCCGGGACGCGTCGGACGCGGCCCAGCTGGTGCGGGACAGCGCCGAGGTGGCCAAGCTCGTCGGGCAGTTGGAGGCCGAGCACCAGCAGGCCGTCCTGCTCTCCGTGCGCCACCAGGCCTCCTGGGACGGCGCCACCCCCTCGCAGTCCGCCTACCGCGAGGCCCAGATCCGCGTGGACAACCAGGTCGAGAAGGTCCGCGCGACCTTCGGCGGCCGGCTGCCGGACGAGGAGGCCCAGGCCCTGCGCGAGGTCAACGGCCTGGAGGACCTGCGCAACACGATCGAGAAGGCCTATCTGCCGGCCGACAACATCGACCCGGCCTACAGCGACGCCGCCAAGGGCCTGATCGACGGTCTCGGGCTCGACCGCAACCCGGCCCTCGCCGCCACCTTCACCGGCAACCTGCTCGACTCGCTGCTGCGCGCCGACGCCGCCCACGGCGCCTTCGAGACCGGAGTGTTCTCCGCGACGACCGGCGACTCCAACGCCCTCATCGAGCTGATCGGCGCGATCGGCTCCTACGACGAGTACACCCACCAGGTCGAGCGCTTCGGCCGGTTCGCCAGTGCGGAGCAGGCGGAGGAACTCGGCGACATCGAGCACAACACCGCCCAGGCGACGATCGCCCGGCAGTACGCCGAGCTGCAGATCGACCCGGGCTCGCTCCAGGCGGACACGCCGTCGGAGATCAAGAACGCCTTCCAGACGGCGCTCGACTCCTACCCGGACTACCGCGCCCAGGCCCGGACCCGGCTGAAGACCACGACCTCGCTCATCGACCAGATCGCCGACCGCGCCGACACCGCCTCCCGGGACGCGCGCTCGAACGCCGCCTGGCTGCTCGGGTCCGCTCTGCTCGGCTTCGTGCTCTGGCTCGCCTTCTCGGTCGCCGTACGACGCTCGGTGGTGCGCCCGGTGCAGGCGCTCACCGGTGCCGCCAAGCAGGTCGCCGAGGTGGCGGGCCGTGAGCTCGCCCGCGTGGCCGACGACGACACCGAGGACACCGGGACGCCGCGGCTCCAGGAGATGCCGGTCACCGCGAAGGACGAGATCGGTGACCTCGCCGACGTGTTCAACCAGGTGCAGAGCACCGCGGTCGCGCTCCTGGAACGCCAGGTGCTCAGCCGTCGCAACGTCGCCGAGATGTTCGGCAACGTGGGCCGCCGGGTCAGCAACCTGACCACCCGGCAGCTGGCCCTGATCGACGCGGTCGAGCGCGGCGAGACCGACCCGGCGCTCCTGGAACGCCTCTACAGCATCGACCACATCGCGGTCCGCCTGCGCCGCAACGCCGACAGCCTGATGCTGCTCGCCGGCATCCGCGAGACCGTCCTCGACTCCGGGCCGCTCGCCCTCACCAACGTCGTCCGCGCCGCGCTCGGCCAGATCGAGGGCTTCCAGCGGGTCTCCCTCCAGGTCGGCACGGAGGTCATGGTCGAGCCCGACATCATCGGCGACCTCACGCTGATGGTGGCCGAACTCGTCGAGAACGCCGTGGCCTTCTCGCCCGCCGGCAGCCCCGTCGAGGTGATCGTCAAGGACAGTCACGAGGGTGCGCTGGTCGTGATCTCCGACCACGGTCTCGGCATGAGCGCCGAGCGCCTGGAGGAGGAGAACGCCCGCCTCATCCGCCGCGAACGCCTCGACCTCGTCCCGACGAAGGTGCTCGGCCTGTTCGTGGTCGGCACGCTGGCGCGCCGCTGGGAGGTGGGCGTCACCCTCACCCGCACCCCCGGCGGCGGCGTCACGGCCGAGGTGACGATCCCGTCGTCCCTGCTGCTGACGATGAGCCCGGTGGCGGTTGCCTCCGGCGGTTCGACGGCGGCGGGTACGGCGGCGGAGTCCCGTACGGCACCGGTGGCGGACGCGTCCGGCACCACCACCGGAACGCTCCCCGGCTCGGCCGCGGCCGGCCATGTCGGCGCGACCCCGCGCACTGCGGCGGAGACGGCACAGGCCCCCCGTACGACCTCGTCCGCGGGTCCGGTACCGGCAGCGCGGGCGGAATCCACCGTGGGCGGGACGGCGGACGCCGGGTCCGGCCAGGGCGGTGCGAGGTCCGCCGAAGCCGGCGTCCGGGGAGGCGGCCCCGGCGCATCCCACGGGTCCCCCGCTTCCGCCACAGGCGAGCCCACCCCGCTCCCCCGCCGTATCCCCCACCGCGACACCTCCTCCGGCACAACCCCGTTGATCCCGCAGGCCCGTACCGGCGAGGCGACCACCGCCGAAACGACGGGGAACGGCGACGGAGGCGACGGCGGCCGCCCCCTGCGTCGCCGCGTCCGTGGCGCCACGCTGCGCACCACCCTCGGTGCCGACGCCGTGTCCCAGGCGGCCCCGCCCCGGCCCGCGGACGCCGACGCCGTGCGTGACGCGCTCGACGAGTTCGAGGCGGCCGTGGAGCGCGCCCACCGGGACAGCGAGACCGGTAACCACGTCAGACCGGTGCTCGAGGACGACCTGGAAACCCGCACGACCGCATCCAACCCCCCGCACGACCAGAACCACTCCCCGGAAGGAGCGGAGCAGTGA
- a CDS encoding DUF742 domain-containing protein, with product MADGSTPPSSEPGGPVPAVRPFLVTAGRVAPDPSGRTMPVETQVVATAEGLAVLDRLAFEQHDIVAACRIPQSIAEIAARLRLHLNVVRILAEDLRTAGQLTVHVPDTDVTHDASVLRRLIDGLRAIPDSRGVLRDTD from the coding sequence ATGGCGGACGGCAGCACGCCTCCGAGCTCGGAGCCGGGCGGTCCCGTGCCCGCCGTACGGCCGTTCCTCGTCACCGCCGGCCGGGTGGCACCCGATCCGTCCGGCCGGACGATGCCCGTCGAGACCCAGGTGGTGGCCACCGCCGAGGGACTCGCCGTGCTCGACCGGCTCGCCTTCGAACAGCACGACATCGTCGCCGCGTGCCGTATACCGCAGTCCATCGCGGAGATCGCGGCCCGCCTGCGGCTGCACCTGAACGTGGTGCGGATCCTCGCCGAGGACCTGCGCACGGCGGGGCAGCTGACGGTGCACGTGCCCGACACCGACGTCACCCACGACGCCTCCGTCCTGCGCAGGCTCATCGACGGCCTGCGTGCCATCCCCGACTCCCGAGGGGTACTCCGTGACACCGACTGA
- a CDS encoding roadblock/LC7 domain-containing protein encodes MSTSTGDTPTEGTTPADLQAAAADFTWLLNRFATETAGVVDAIAVSSDGLLIAVSELREHADSERLAAIVSGITSLAAGASGNYGLGGLNKVIIDLEGGHVLVSAIGSGAVLGVVTDKEAKLGNIAYEMTLFANRAGSALSPQLVLELKNSVGAASKR; translated from the coding sequence GTGAGCACGTCCACAGGTGACACGCCTACGGAAGGCACCACGCCCGCCGACCTGCAGGCCGCCGCAGCCGACTTCACCTGGCTGCTGAACCGTTTCGCGACGGAGACGGCGGGTGTCGTCGACGCCATCGCCGTGTCCTCGGACGGGCTGCTCATCGCCGTGTCGGAACTACGCGAGCACGCGGACTCCGAACGCCTCGCCGCGATCGTCTCCGGCATCACGAGCCTGGCCGCCGGTGCCTCCGGCAACTACGGCCTCGGCGGCCTCAACAAGGTCATCATCGACCTCGAGGGCGGCCATGTCCTCGTCTCCGCGATCGGCAGCGGCGCCGTGCTCGGCGTCGTCACCGACAAGGAGGCCAAGCTCGGCAACATCGCGTACGAGATGACGCTGTTCGCGAACCGGGCCGGCAGCGCGCTCAGCCCCCAGCTGGTGCTCGAACTGAAGAACAGCGTCGGCGCGGCGTCGAAGCGCTGA
- a CDS encoding ABC transporter substrate-binding protein, translated as MTFTAAHRRSIRKNPGVAAVALAAATVLLAGCGSSDDTSDPLSEDTAGAGNGDTVVVGSNNFAESILLADIYGEALKAKGIKVTYKPNIGSRETTYGLLKNGSITVLPEYNGSLLAYLDKDAKQESTQAVDAAAKAKLDSKLTLLDSAPAEDKDSVTVNAATAKKYNLTTESTLADLKDIAPDLVIGGSPEFQTRQQGLLGLESVYGLKFESFKALDAGGPLTQAALKKNTVQAADIFTTDPTIIKEKFVVLQDPKNLFGFANVTPLVYKSGLSSEGVAALNAVSAKLDTKALLEMDLQVQLESKDPLDVAKAWLKTNSLG; from the coding sequence GTGACTTTTACCGCCGCACACCGCAGGTCCATCAGGAAGAACCCCGGCGTGGCCGCTGTCGCGCTCGCCGCCGCCACGGTCCTGCTGGCGGGATGCGGGTCCTCCGACGACACCTCCGACCCGTTGAGCGAGGACACGGCGGGGGCCGGCAACGGCGACACCGTCGTCGTCGGCTCCAACAACTTCGCCGAGAGCATCCTGCTCGCCGACATCTACGGTGAAGCCCTGAAGGCCAAGGGCATCAAGGTCACCTACAAGCCCAACATCGGCAGCCGCGAGACCACTTACGGCCTGCTGAAGAACGGCTCCATCACCGTCCTGCCCGAGTACAACGGCTCGCTGCTCGCCTACCTGGACAAGGATGCCAAGCAGGAGTCGACGCAGGCCGTGGACGCCGCGGCCAAGGCCAAGCTCGACTCCAAGCTGACGCTGCTGGACTCGGCGCCGGCGGAGGACAAGGACTCGGTCACGGTCAACGCGGCCACCGCGAAGAAGTACAACCTCACCACCGAATCCACACTCGCCGACCTCAAGGACATCGCCCCGGACCTGGTCATAGGCGGTTCGCCGGAGTTCCAGACCCGGCAGCAGGGTCTGCTGGGCCTGGAGTCCGTGTACGGCCTGAAGTTCGAGTCCTTCAAGGCACTCGACGCGGGCGGTCCGCTGACCCAGGCGGCGCTGAAGAAGAACACCGTGCAGGCCGCGGACATCTTCACGACCGACCCGACCATCATCAAGGAGAAGTTCGTCGTCCTCCAGGACCCGAAGAACCTCTTCGGCTTCGCGAACGTGACTCCGCTGGTCTACAAGTCCGGCCTCTCCTCGGAGGGCGTCGCCGCGCTCAACGCCGTCTCGGCCAAGCTGGACACCAAGGCACTCCTCGAGATGGACCTCCAGGTCCAGCTGGAGAGCAAGGACCCGCTGGACGTGGCGAAGGCGTGGCTGAAGACGAACAGCCTGGGCTGA